A single Pseudodesulfovibrio aespoeensis Aspo-2 DNA region contains:
- a CDS encoding phenylacetate--CoA ligase family protein, translating into MIFDVKNETLPREELEKLQLRRLQALCERVYANVPFYRKKFDEKGLKPADIRKLEDVRLLPFTEKQDLRNHYPFGMFAVSRDQIVRIHSSSGTTGKATVVGYTKRDLETWGQLMARSFVAAGATARDMIHNAYGYGLFTGGLGAHYGGETLGAAMVPISGGATRRQVMLLKDFESDVLCCTPSYALFLAESAAEMGIDIRRLPLRIGIFGAEPWTEEMRRDIEAKLGIKAIDIYGLSEVMGPGVAIECEDAQDGLHIQEDHFLAEIIDPDSGEKKAPDEEGELVFTTLTKEGIPLLRYRTRDLTTLNATPCRCGRTTARMRRVTGRSDDMLIIRGVNVFPSQIESILIETEGLTPHYQLIIARQGNMDTLEVQVEVNESMFSDEIKNLQRAESKVTKNIKEFLGVTAKVKLVEPKTIARSEGKAKRIIDKRNEG; encoded by the coding sequence ATGATTTTCGACGTGAAGAACGAAACCCTGCCCCGCGAGGAGCTCGAAAAGCTCCAGCTCAGACGGCTCCAGGCGCTGTGCGAGCGGGTCTATGCCAATGTGCCCTTCTACAGGAAGAAATTCGACGAGAAGGGGCTCAAGCCCGCAGACATCCGCAAGCTCGAAGATGTCCGGCTCCTGCCCTTCACCGAGAAACAGGACCTGCGCAACCACTACCCTTTCGGCATGTTCGCCGTGAGCCGCGACCAGATCGTGCGCATCCACTCCTCGTCCGGGACCACGGGCAAGGCCACCGTGGTCGGCTACACCAAACGCGACCTTGAGACCTGGGGGCAGCTCATGGCCCGCTCCTTCGTGGCTGCCGGGGCCACGGCCAGGGACATGATCCACAACGCCTACGGCTACGGCCTGTTCACCGGCGGCCTCGGCGCGCACTACGGCGGCGAGACCCTGGGCGCGGCCATGGTGCCCATCTCCGGCGGCGCCACCCGCAGGCAGGTCATGCTGCTCAAGGATTTCGAATCCGACGTCCTCTGCTGCACCCCCTCCTATGCCCTGTTCCTGGCCGAGAGCGCGGCGGAAATGGGCATCGACATCCGCAGGCTGCCCCTGCGCATCGGCATCTTCGGGGCCGAGCCGTGGACCGAGGAGATGCGCCGCGACATCGAGGCCAAGCTCGGCATCAAGGCCATCGACATCTACGGCCTGTCCGAGGTCATGGGGCCGGGCGTGGCCATCGAGTGCGAGGACGCCCAGGACGGTCTGCACATCCAGGAGGACCACTTCCTGGCCGAGATCATCGACCCGGACTCGGGCGAAAAAAAGGCTCCCGACGAGGAAGGCGAGCTGGTCTTCACCACCCTGACCAAGGAAGGCATCCCGCTGCTCCGTTACCGCACCCGCGACCTGACCACCCTGAACGCCACCCCCTGCCGGTGTGGCCGGACCACGGCCCGCATGCGCCGCGTCACGGGCCGCAGCGACGACATGCTCATCATCCGGGGCGTCAACGTGTTCCCGTCCCAGATCGAGTCCATCCTCATCGAGACCGAGGGGCTGACCCCGCACTACCAGCTCATCATCGCGCGCCAGGGCAACATGGACACCCTGGAGGTCCAGGTGGAGGTCAACGAATCCATGTTCTCGGACGAGATTAAGAATTTACAACGAGCGGAATCAAAGGTAACCAAGAACATCAAGGAATTCCTCGGCGTCACGGCCAAGGTCAAGCTGGTCGAGCCCAAGACCATCGCCCGCTCCGAGGGCAAGGCCAAGCGCATCATAGACAAGAGGAACGAAGGTTAA
- a CDS encoding ACT domain-containing protein, whose product MKVDQLSIFLENRAGRLAEVTRLLSEANVNIRALSLADTSDFGILRLIVSDFETAKTKLKENGFTVGRTSVVAVEITDKPGGLHAILSMLQEEGINVEYMYAFVTQSGDRAVLIFRFDRTDQGIELLLKNGINVIAGDKLYDL is encoded by the coding sequence ATGAAAGTAGATCAGCTCTCCATATTTCTCGAAAACCGCGCCGGTCGGCTGGCCGAGGTCACCCGGCTTCTGAGCGAGGCGAATGTCAACATCCGCGCCCTGTCCCTGGCCGACACCTCGGACTTCGGCATCCTGCGCCTGATCGTCTCGGACTTCGAGACCGCCAAGACCAAGCTCAAGGAAAACGGCTTCACCGTAGGCCGCACCTCGGTGGTGGCCGTGGAGATCACCGACAAGCCGGGCGGGCTGCACGCCATCCTGAGCATGCTCCAGGAGGAAGGCATCAACGTGGAATACATGTACGCCTTCGTCACCCAGAGCGGCGACCGGGCCGTGCTCATCTTCCGCTTTGACCGCACGGACCAGGGCATCGAGCTGCTGCTCAAGAACGGCATCAACGTCATTGCCGGCGACAAACTCTACGACCTCTAG
- a CDS encoding RtcB family protein: MTLHGLIRHDDFQWHLPMTGDMRVPAIVYGSLELVRAMEDQALTQLRNVACLPGIVRAAMAMPDAHSGYGFPIGGVAAFDPARGGVVSMGGVGFDIACGVRTLLTGLTRDDILARREALADALFHAVPSGVGQGGRIILKGDEMAQMLEGGAAWAVGRGYGLPADLARIEDHGRMPGAMPGHVSPRARERMRDQLGTLGGGNHYLEVQWIERILDADKGAAFGLREGDAVISIHCGSRGLGHQIGQDFIDELAPGSKARRKGKAAAPNPYLPVPDRELVCAPIDSEPGRRYLGAMRAGINCALANRQVITHLVRGVFADLFPAARLDLLYDVSHNTCRAERHLAEGKEQTLFVHRKGATRALGPGHPELPDTLRATGQPVLVGGSMGTASYILAGTAEGEARSFASACHGAGRSLSRTEARRRFKGRDVVDTLQHHGIFIRTFSDRGIAEEAPGAYKDIDEVIASAAGAGLAVPVARTHPLICVKG; this comes from the coding sequence ATGACCTTGCACGGCCTGATCCGGCACGACGACTTCCAGTGGCATCTGCCCATGACCGGCGACATGCGCGTCCCGGCCATTGTCTATGGCAGCCTTGAGCTGGTGCGGGCCATGGAGGATCAGGCCCTGACCCAACTGCGCAACGTGGCCTGCCTGCCGGGCATCGTCAGGGCGGCCATGGCCATGCCGGACGCCCACTCCGGGTACGGATTCCCCATCGGCGGGGTGGCCGCCTTTGACCCGGCCAGGGGCGGCGTGGTCTCCATGGGCGGGGTGGGGTTCGACATCGCCTGCGGGGTGCGCACCCTGCTCACCGGGCTGACCCGCGACGACATCCTGGCCCGGCGCGAGGCGTTGGCCGACGCCCTGTTCCACGCCGTCCCCTCCGGGGTGGGCCAGGGCGGCAGGATCATCCTCAAAGGCGACGAAATGGCGCAGATGCTCGAAGGCGGCGCAGCCTGGGCAGTGGGCCGTGGGTACGGCCTGCCAGCCGACCTCGCCCGCATCGAGGACCATGGCCGCATGCCAGGAGCCATGCCCGGCCACGTCTCGCCGCGCGCCCGTGAGCGCATGCGCGACCAGCTCGGCACCCTGGGGGGAGGCAACCACTATCTTGAAGTGCAATGGATCGAAAGGATTCTTGACGCCGACAAGGGCGCGGCCTTTGGCCTGAGAGAAGGCGACGCCGTGATCTCCATCCACTGCGGCTCACGCGGGCTGGGCCACCAGATCGGGCAGGACTTCATCGACGAGCTGGCTCCGGGCTCCAAGGCGCGGCGCAAGGGCAAGGCCGCCGCGCCCAACCCGTACCTGCCGGTGCCGGACCGCGAGCTGGTCTGCGCGCCCATTGATTCGGAGCCGGGCCGCCGCTACCTCGGCGCCATGCGGGCAGGCATCAACTGCGCCCTGGCCAACCGGCAGGTGATCACCCACCTGGTGCGCGGGGTCTTTGCCGACCTCTTCCCCGCGGCCCGCCTCGACCTGCTCTACGATGTGTCCCACAACACCTGCCGGGCCGAGCGCCATCTGGCCGAGGGCAAGGAGCAGACCCTTTTCGTGCACCGCAAGGGGGCCACCCGCGCTCTTGGCCCCGGCCACCCTGAGCTGCCGGACACACTGCGCGCCACGGGCCAGCCCGTGCTGGTGGGCGGCTCCATGGGCACCGCCTCCTACATCCTGGCCGGAACCGCCGAGGGCGAGGCCCGGAGCTTTGCCTCGGCCTGCCACGGCGCGGGCCGGAGCCTGAGCCGCACCGAGGCCAGACGCCGTTTCAAGGGACGCGACGTAGTGGACACCCTGCAGCACCATGGGATTTTCATCCGCACTTTTTCTGATCGGGGTATTGCCGAGGAAGCGCCAGGGGCGTATAAGGATATAGATGAAGTCATAGCCAGCGCCGCCGGGGCCGGATTGGCCGTCCCCGTGGCAAGGACACACCCCCTGATCTGCGTCAAGGGATAG
- a CDS encoding Hpt domain-containing protein: MGTTGIAAINPKFLESMAGKTPFLKRMFTVFISQEPKRLEAIRDALETRDVEKLRHLAHALKGGAATMGVERVRDCCLLLENASKASDMDAARTHLRDLETEMRRAYAFMFNYLAEH, from the coding sequence ATGGGCACAACAGGCATTGCTGCCATCAACCCGAAATTCCTGGAATCCATGGCCGGGAAAACACCGTTTCTCAAGCGGATGTTCACGGTCTTCATCTCCCAGGAGCCAAAACGCCTCGAAGCGATCCGGGACGCCCTGGAAACGCGCGATGTCGAAAAGCTGCGCCATCTGGCCCACGCCCTCAAGGGCGGCGCGGCCACCATGGGCGTGGAGCGCGTGCGCGACTGTTGCCTGCTGCTCGAAAACGCCTCCAAGGCGTCGGACATGGACGCGGCCCGGACCCATCTGCGCGATCTCGAAACAGAGATGCGCCGCGCCTACGCCTTCATGTTCAACTATCTGGCCGAGCACTGA
- a CDS encoding lysophospholipid acyltransferase family protein — protein MHIPIDPVRFAPLTACLFKAWIRSMRFTISPNLDRVLALHASGQRLVIALWHDELFPIAGYGCVNIAGLMGIVSPSKDGQFVASLMESLGQTTVRGSSSRGGMRALLEARRVMDSENRMAVFAVDGPRGPRHEPKDGVVFLAQHAKAMIVPIRAFSDRAKVFDNAWDRFQLPYPFSRCRMAVGDPYSVTPEKLDAAALAMERARLKERLDALA, from the coding sequence ATGCATATCCCCATAGACCCGGTGCGCTTCGCACCCCTGACGGCCTGCCTGTTCAAGGCATGGATCCGCTCCATGCGTTTCACCATCAGCCCCAACCTGGACCGGGTTCTGGCTCTCCACGCGAGCGGTCAGCGGCTGGTCATCGCCCTGTGGCATGACGAGTTGTTTCCCATCGCCGGATACGGCTGCGTCAACATAGCTGGCCTGATGGGCATTGTCAGCCCCAGCAAGGACGGGCAGTTCGTGGCCAGCCTCATGGAGAGCCTGGGCCAGACCACGGTGCGTGGCTCAAGCTCCAGGGGCGGCATGCGCGCGCTGCTTGAGGCCAGGCGCGTCATGGACAGCGAGAACCGGATGGCCGTCTTTGCCGTGGACGGTCCCCGCGGGCCGCGTCACGAGCCCAAGGACGGGGTCGTCTTCCTGGCCCAACACGCCAAGGCCATGATCGTGCCCATCCGCGCCTTTTCGGACCGGGCCAAGGTGTTCGACAATGCGTGGGACAGGTTCCAGCTTCCCTATCCCTTCTCCCGCTGCCGGATGGCGGTGGGCGACCCCTATTCGGTGACGCCGGAAAAGCTGGATGCGGCTGCGTTGGCCATGGAAAGGGCCAGACTGAAGGAAAGGCTCGACGCCCTCGCGTGA
- a CDS encoding MATE family efflux transporter has protein sequence MRELNPKEHPFVATPNRALVRLALPVLFSLVAEPLTGLADTAFVARMPGSEPVAALGIGTVAFSSIFWAFTFLGIGTQTEVAQALGRGDRGHAARVASLAAFMAGCIGVCLMAGSIPFLDLFAGLLGAKGDVVDYSRQYMFYRLLGAPAVLVCLTCFGALRGVQDMRTPLLVAVGINVLNILLDWLLVFGAGPVPPMGVAGAAIASTISQYAGAAWALAAVSTRLGLTRRVRGAGAAKLVRIGGDLFVRTGVLLVFLALCTRVANKAGADQGAAYQAIRQFFIFTAMFLDAFAITGQSLVGYFIGAGDLALARRVAGRVCLWSLGTGLALACAMLLGEATVAWLLVPPAAIGVFGPAWIVVSLMQPVGALSFATDGIHWGTGDFRYLRNAMVVASVLCGGIVWSFELVQPPHVLVAIWLVSALWTLLRAGFGLVRIWPGMGSAPLGRNAR, from the coding sequence ATGCGCGAATTGAACCCCAAAGAGCATCCCTTTGTGGCGACCCCCAACCGGGCCCTTGTCCGATTGGCCCTGCCGGTGCTTTTCTCCCTGGTGGCCGAGCCGCTGACCGGGCTGGCCGACACCGCCTTCGTGGCCCGGATGCCCGGCTCCGAGCCTGTGGCCGCGCTGGGCATCGGCACCGTGGCCTTCTCGTCCATCTTCTGGGCCTTCACCTTTCTTGGCATCGGCACCCAGACCGAGGTGGCCCAGGCCCTTGGCCGAGGCGATCGCGGTCATGCGGCCAGGGTGGCCTCGCTGGCCGCCTTCATGGCGGGCTGCATCGGCGTGTGTCTGATGGCCGGGTCCATCCCGTTTCTCGATCTGTTTGCCGGGTTGCTGGGCGCCAAGGGCGATGTGGTGGACTATTCGCGCCAGTACATGTTCTACCGGCTGCTGGGCGCGCCCGCCGTGCTCGTCTGCCTGACCTGTTTCGGGGCGCTGCGAGGGGTGCAGGACATGCGCACGCCGCTGCTGGTGGCCGTGGGTATCAATGTGCTCAACATCCTGCTCGACTGGCTGCTGGTCTTTGGCGCCGGGCCGGTGCCGCCCATGGGCGTGGCCGGGGCGGCCATAGCCAGCACCATCAGCCAGTACGCCGGGGCGGCCTGGGCCCTGGCCGCCGTGTCGACCCGGCTGGGGCTGACGCGCCGGGTGCGTGGCGCGGGCGCGGCCAAGCTCGTGCGCATCGGTGGCGATCTCTTTGTGCGCACGGGCGTGCTCCTGGTCTTCCTGGCCCTGTGCACCAGGGTGGCCAACAAGGCCGGGGCCGACCAGGGCGCGGCCTATCAGGCCATCCGCCAGTTCTTCATCTTCACCGCCATGTTTCTCGATGCCTTTGCCATCACCGGCCAGAGCCTCGTGGGCTATTTCATCGGCGCGGGCGACCTTGCGCTGGCGCGCCGCGTGGCCGGGCGTGTCTGTCTGTGGAGTCTCGGCACCGGGCTGGCCCTGGCCTGCGCCATGCTCCTGGGCGAGGCCACCGTGGCCTGGCTGCTGGTGCCGCCTGCGGCGATAGGCGTGTTCGGCCCGGCCTGGATAGTGGTCTCCCTGATGCAGCCCGTGGGCGCGCTCTCCTTTGCCACGGACGGCATCCACTGGGGCACAGGGGATTTTCGCTATCTCAGGAACGCCATGGTCGTGGCCTCGGTGCTCTGCGGGGGGATCGTCTGGTCTTTCGAACTGGTGCAGCCGCCGCATGTGCTGGTCGCCATCTGGCTGGTCTCGGCATTGTGGACGCTCCTGCGGGCCGGGTTCGGTCTGGTCCGCATCTGGCCGGGCATGGGCAGCGCGCCCCTTGGACGCAACGCGCGGTAG
- the cls gene encoding cardiolipin synthase, whose protein sequence is MESADIQFMLAFFSLFYTCAEILAIITAIMAVRDTRTPQGSIAWAISLVTFPLVTLPLYWIFGRSKFHGYVDAMRTGERQFREMVKDRHDLPKVKALSERNQPHAPRCSFETLAGIPFVGGNDLELLVDGQTTFEAIFNGIEAAKNYLLIQFFIVREDELGIRLRDLLLKKAAQGVRIKFLYDEVGCHTTPARFWRSMTDAGIDVRPFHTTKGRGNRFQLNFRNHRKIVIIDGHTAFVGGHNVGDEYLGLSKKLGHWRDTHLRITGPAVLGIRLSFTKDWYWATRELYDLDMTMPKSAGNSDVLTLASGPVDELESCSLMFIRAINASKKRFWIASPYYVPDSAVTKALQLAAMRGVDVRILLPEKADHLLVYLAGFSSLHDLNSVPGIRVYRYTKGFLHQKVFLVDDQLAAVGTANLDNRSFRLNFEMTMLIEDKSFCAQIERMLLADFDTAVETGTDEYLHKSMAYQTVIKFARLLSPIL, encoded by the coding sequence ATGGAATCCGCCGACATCCAATTCATGCTCGCCTTTTTCAGCCTGTTCTACACCTGCGCCGAGATCCTGGCCATCATCACGGCCATCATGGCCGTGCGCGACACGCGCACCCCGCAGGGTTCCATAGCCTGGGCCATCTCCCTGGTCACCTTTCCCCTGGTCACCCTGCCGCTGTACTGGATATTCGGGCGCAGCAAATTCCACGGCTACGTGGACGCCATGCGCACCGGCGAGCGGCAATTCAGGGAGATGGTCAAGGACCGGCACGACCTGCCCAAGGTCAAGGCCCTGTCCGAACGCAACCAGCCCCATGCGCCCCGCTGCTCGTTCGAGACCCTGGCCGGAATCCCCTTTGTGGGCGGCAACGACCTGGAATTGCTGGTGGACGGCCAGACCACCTTCGAGGCCATATTCAACGGCATCGAGGCTGCCAAAAACTACCTCCTCATCCAGTTCTTCATCGTCCGCGAGGACGAACTGGGCATCCGCCTGCGCGATCTGCTGCTCAAGAAGGCGGCCCAGGGCGTGCGCATCAAGTTCCTCTACGACGAGGTCGGCTGCCACACCACGCCCGCCAGGTTCTGGCGGTCCATGACCGACGCGGGCATCGACGTGCGCCCCTTCCACACCACCAAAGGCCGGGGCAACCGCTTCCAGCTCAACTTCCGCAACCACCGCAAGATCGTCATCATCGACGGCCACACCGCCTTTGTGGGCGGCCACAACGTGGGCGACGAATACCTCGGCCTGTCCAAGAAGCTCGGCCACTGGCGCGACACCCACCTGCGCATCACCGGCCCGGCTGTGCTCGGCATCCGCCTGAGCTTCACCAAGGACTGGTACTGGGCCACGCGCGAACTCTACGACCTCGACATGACCATGCCCAAGTCCGCGGGCAACTCCGATGTGCTGACCCTGGCCTCCGGCCCGGTGGACGAGCTGGAGTCCTGCTCCCTCATGTTCATCCGGGCCATCAATGCGTCCAAAAAACGGTTCTGGATCGCCAGCCCCTACTACGTGCCGGACAGCGCGGTGACCAAGGCGCTGCAACTGGCGGCCATGCGCGGGGTGGACGTGCGCATCCTGCTGCCGGAAAAGGCGGACCACCTGCTGGTCTATCTGGCGGGATTCTCCAGCCTGCACGACCTGAACAGCGTGCCCGGCATCCGCGTCTACCGCTACACCAAGGGGTTCCTGCACCAGAAGGTCTTCCTGGTGGACGACCAACTGGCCGCCGTGGGCACGGCCAACCTCGACAACCGCTCGTTCCGCCTTAATTTCGAGATGACCATGCTCATCGAGGACAAAAGCTTCTGCGCCCAGATCGAGCGCATGCTCCTGGCCGACTTCGACACCGCCGTGGAGACCGGCACCGACGAATACCTGCACAAGAGCATGGCCTACCAGACCGTGATCAAGTTCGCCCGGCTGTTGTCGCCGATATTGTGA
- the mauJ gene encoding methylamine utilization protein MauJ, with amino-acid sequence MELNDKQRLAVGLYREGRSNNSIFFKFLGLFKILEIQMNGDQRQRWLREYLADKWQGFSFKGKYEYVPRDPDDLQFFIYKYGRCAVAHANREPTVDIHSLLDYRVIGVCYNVIKQAVEYYMVEELGIPTLLHY; translated from the coding sequence ATGGAATTGAACGATAAGCAGCGACTTGCTGTCGGGCTTTACAGGGAAGGGCGAAGCAATAACAGTATTTTTTTTAAGTTCTTGGGGTTATTTAAGATACTTGAAATTCAAATGAATGGAGACCAACGTCAGCGATGGCTTAGGGAATACTTGGCGGACAAATGGCAGGGGTTTTCGTTTAAAGGGAAATATGAATATGTCCCCAGAGATCCGGATGATCTTCAATTTTTTATATACAAATATGGACGATGCGCCGTAGCTCATGCCAATAGAGAGCCTACGGTAGATATCCACAGTCTATTGGATTATCGCGTTATTGGCGTCTGCTACAATGTGATTAAACAAGCTGTAGAGTACTATATGGTGGAAGAATTGGGCATCCCTACGCTTTTGCATTACTAA
- a CDS encoding IS1595 family transposase, giving the protein MRKSRLSKDKQLRLIEHFVAGTTARCAADLVGVNVKTAAYYFHRLREIIAEEESCEGMDFGEFEVDESYFGGKRKGKRGRGAAGKVPVFGILKRGGKVYTQVIPDAKGKTLLPIIQERIQPDSVVYSDCWYGYNVLDVSAFKHFRINHSKLFADSHNHINGIENFWNQAKRHMRKFNGIPTKHFSLFLKECEWRFNNSNPRSQFKQLKQWVRRYMG; this is encoded by the coding sequence ATGCGAAAAAGTCGTTTGAGCAAGGACAAGCAGCTTCGTTTAATCGAACATTTTGTTGCCGGCACGACAGCTCGTTGTGCTGCTGATCTGGTTGGTGTGAACGTCAAAACAGCCGCCTATTACTTTCACCGGCTCCGGGAAATCATAGCGGAAGAAGAGTCCTGTGAAGGGATGGATTTTGGCGAATTTGAGGTCGATGAAAGCTACTTCGGTGGCAAGCGAAAGGGCAAAAGAGGACGTGGGGCGGCTGGTAAGGTTCCTGTTTTTGGAATCCTTAAAAGGGGTGGGAAGGTATATACACAGGTGATTCCTGATGCAAAAGGTAAAACCTTGCTTCCCATTATTCAGGAAAGAATCCAGCCAGACAGTGTGGTTTACTCGGACTGCTGGTATGGCTACAATGTCCTCGATGTGTCAGCATTCAAACACTTCCGAATCAACCACTCGAAGCTGTTTGCAGATAGCCACAACCACATCAATGGAATCGAGAATTTTTGGAACCAGGCCAAACGCCATATGAGGAAATTCAACGGCATTCCAACCAAGCATTTTTCTCTGTTTTTAAAGGAATGCGAGTGGCGTTTTAATAACAGCAATCCGCGAAGTCAGTTTAAACAGCTGAAACAGTGGGTTAGAAGGTATATGGGCTAG
- the dapB gene encoding 4-hydroxy-tetrahydrodipicolinate reductase — MATNVVILGAKGRMGNTLVNMALADEELNLVGACEREGNASGLDYEGCHASDCLDELLPQVPGAVVVDFTVPVTSVAMAKIAARFGNPVVIGTTGLDKTQQAELAETAKRVPLFWAPNMSVGVNVLLKVLPALVQLLGPDYDMEMVETHHKMKKDSPSGTALKLAQCLAEARGWDYDEVKRHCRDGIIGERPAREIGVQTLRGGDVFGDHTMYFFGPGERIEITHRAHSRDTFATGALRAAKWLAGQKPGRLYTMADIL; from the coding sequence ATGGCTACCAATGTTGTCATTCTGGGCGCAAAGGGCCGCATGGGCAACACCCTGGTCAACATGGCCCTGGCGGATGAGGAACTGAATCTCGTGGGCGCGTGCGAGCGCGAGGGCAACGCCAGCGGTCTGGACTACGAGGGGTGCCATGCCTCGGACTGCCTGGATGAGCTGCTGCCCCAGGTGCCGGGCGCGGTGGTGGTCGATTTCACTGTTCCGGTCACCTCTGTGGCCATGGCGAAAATTGCGGCCCGGTTCGGCAACCCGGTGGTCATCGGCACCACCGGCCTGGACAAGACCCAGCAGGCCGAGCTGGCGGAAACGGCCAAACGCGTGCCGCTCTTCTGGGCGCCCAACATGTCCGTGGGCGTCAATGTCCTGCTCAAGGTGCTGCCCGCCCTGGTCCAGCTGCTCGGCCCGGACTACGACATGGAGATGGTGGAGACCCACCACAAGATGAAGAAGGACTCGCCCAGCGGCACGGCCCTCAAGCTGGCCCAGTGTTTGGCCGAGGCGCGCGGCTGGGACTACGACGAGGTCAAGCGGCACTGCCGCGACGGCATCATCGGCGAGCGGCCCGCCAGGGAGATCGGCGTGCAGACCCTGCGCGGCGGCGACGTGTTCGGCGACCACACCATGTATTTCTTCGGCCCCGGCGAGCGCATCGAGATCACCCACCGCGCCCACTCGCGCGACACCTTTGCCACCGGTGCCCTGCGCGCCGCCAAATGGCTGGCCGGGCAAAAGCCCGGCAGACTCTACACCATGGCTGACATTTTGTAG